In Helicobacter anatolicus, the sequence CCCGTTAGAATTTGTGATGATGTGGTAATCGGAGCAGGGAGTGTGGTTACAAAAGATATTACAGAAAGTGGAACTTATGCAGGTAATCCAGCAAGAAAAATCAAAGGTGATACATGAAAGACTTAAAAATTTGGTTTTTTCCTAGTATGTGTTTTTTGTTATTTTTATATGGTATGACATTTTTATTTATCTATACTTATAGTGATAATTTTGGGAGGGAGTTGTTTGAAGAAAAGAAAGTAAATAGCAAAATTGACGGTGAAGTGATAAAAAATGAATTAAAAAAGATAGCAAAGTAATAAAAAAACTATTTTTTTATCCGATATTTGCATTGAAGAATTATTTAAAAGGAGTTTAGATGATAAATTCTGTAGGTTACAAACCTATAATAGCTAGCGGTGTTGATACAAATCAAATAAAAAAACAAAACGAGATTCAAGCAAAATTACAAGACGTAGAGCAAAATAAAGTACAAGAGATGCGTAAAGCAATCAAAAAAGGTGAATACAAAGTTGATTTACAAGCAACTTCTGAAAAAATGGCACTAAATTTGCTTGGCTTATAAAAACCTTTTTAATAAAGGCAATTTATAAGTTAGGAATAAAAATGTTGCAGAAGTATTTAAAGGGTGCAATTGGTGATCTTGATGCTCTTATAGAATTAACGCGGGTTGATATTGAAGAGATTAAGCAAGCCAAACATGAATCTGTTTTTGATCGTAATTTAAAAAAACAACCTTTGATGGTATCTTTTGAAAATAAAAAAAATATGGCGCAACAAGAAATTATTAATTTAAAAAATCAAGCTCCTCACAAACCCTTATCTGAACTCCTTGATGAAGAAACTAGCACTCTTTTGGGGCTAATGCGAGAGAAATTACAGGTTCTTAAAGAAGTGAATACAAATTATGCGCGTATGGTGTTTGCAGTATCAGAATTTTATACTTCTTTAATGAGTAGGATTGTCCCTCATGAAATTACAGGTTATGGTAGTCCTAAAACTGCACAAAGTACATTTTTGAAAATTGAGGCATAAAAATGGGTGGCATACTAACTTCATTAAATACCTCATATACAGGTTTGCAAGCCCATCAATTGATGGTGGATGTCACGGGTAATAATATTTCTAATGCAAGTGATGAATTTTATAGCCGACAGAGAGTAATAGCTTATCCAGAAAAGCCTTTGGTTCTAGGAAATAATGTTGTAGGTAGAGGGGTGGATGTGCAATCTATCCAAAGAATTCATAATGAATTTGTATTTGATCGCTATGCCAAAGCGGCACAAGATTTTAACTTTGCTGATACAGAATTTAATCATCTTCGGGAAGCGTCAAGTCTTTTTCCTGATGTAGATGGAGTTGGGCTTTATAATGATCTAAAAGAATATTTTAATGCATGGAAAGATCTTTCAAAAAGTTCTAATGATTCTGCACAAAAACAAGTTTTAGCAGAAAAAACAAGAATTTTTACAAGGCACTTGCAAGATGTGCGAAAAAAATTAAGTACATTGCAGAGCAAGGCATCAGAGGATCTTGAAGTGCGTATTAAAGAAGTAAATGATATAGGAGCACAGATTGTTAATCTTA encodes:
- a CDS encoding flagellar biosynthesis anti-sigma factor FlgM codes for the protein MINSVGYKPIIASGVDTNQIKKQNEIQAKLQDVEQNKVQEMRKAIKKGEYKVDLQATSEKMALNLLGL